In Rutidosis leptorrhynchoides isolate AG116_Rl617_1_P2 chromosome 2, CSIRO_AGI_Rlap_v1, whole genome shotgun sequence, one genomic interval encodes:
- the LOC139887769 gene encoding cation transporter HKT1;3-like — MSVVEIEYFSNNQLLILTLLMFIGGDIFISIVGLQCSIAKLRLINKEENKNDDKSNTLYPPCLRFSVWFAGKFIKKAEAKYLLESPSHEICYFHWLSARHSTLLMFSAFGFLFVQFVMFCCMEWNARGLSELNDYERFIGVLFEIVNTRYSGETILDLWSLAPAIWVLFIFMMYIPPYTCYVGANCNEVLKTKRRHKIVEDLMFSPLSYLVIFVILICITERKKIQEDPLNFNALSIVIEVVSAYGNVGYSKAYNCDAQLKRDADCVSRWIGFSGKWSDEGKLILIVTMLFGTLKKYHLNEGRSWKLM, encoded by the exons ATGTCCGTCGTTGAGATTGAATATTTCTCAAATAATCAACTCCTCATCTTAACGTTGTTAATGTTCATAGGCGGTGATATATTCATTTCCATTGTTGGGTTACAATGCTCGATCGCTAAGCTTAGGCTAAttaacaaagaagaaaacaaaaatgatgATAAAA GCAACACATTATATCCGCCTTGTTTGAGGTTTTCTGTTTGGTTCGCGGGTAAATTTATCAAGAAAGCAGAAGCTAAGTACTTGCTAGAAAGTCCATCACACGAAATTTGCTACTTTCATTGGCTATCGGCTCGACATTCTACATTGTTAATGTTTAGTGCTTTTGGTTTCCTTTTCGTACAATTTGTGATGTTTTGTTGTATGGAATGGAACGCACGAGGGTTGAGTGAACTTAATGATTATGAGAGGTTTATCGGGGTACTATTCGAAATTGTGAATACAAGGTATTCAGGAGAAACTATACTTGATCTTTGGAGCCTTGCTCCTGCTATTTGGGTGTTGTTTATTTTCATGAT GTACATTCCTCCATATACTTGTTATGTTGGAGCAAATTGTAATGAAGTATTAAAAACCAAGAGGAGACACAAAATTGTAGAAGATCTTATGTTTTCGCCTTTATCATACCTGGTCATATTCGTCATCTTAATTTGCATTACCGAGAGAAAGAAGATACAGGAGGATCCTCTTAACTTCAATGCACTGAGTATTGTTATTGAAGTTGTAAG TGCTTATGGAAATGTTGGATACTCAAAGGCGTATAACTGCGACGCACAGTTAAAACGCGACGCCGATTGTGTTAGCAGATGGATCGGTTTTTCAGGAAAGTGGAGTGATGAGGGAAAGTTGATACTAATTGTCACCATGTTATTTGGTACACTGAAGAAATACCATTTAAATGAAGGTAGATCATGGAAGCTTATGTAA